A window of Bombus terrestris chromosome 4, iyBomTerr1.2, whole genome shotgun sequence genomic DNA:
ATTCCAGGATGAGTACCTGGCATCTGTCCATTTAAAGGAAGATCACTTAACCTTCCAAGATATCCTAATCTCATTTCAATATCTGTaacaatacatataattttcatGACTTACAAAGAAATGATAGGAATGcaacaaataaataacatacCAGTAGGATAAGGCCTTCTAGGGTCCCCTTGTTGCCAGGTAAGTGGAGCACATATAGCATTTGATGCACTTATTCTATGTgcgtatttaattaattcttcagATGGTACAGGTCTCTTATTAGCGCGGGCAATGGATTGTAATTTTTGTTTAGCTTGATAAATTGCAGTGGCTAAAATTTGTTCTGCCTCTTTCAATTGTCGCTGCAATTGTTGAATATCTTGATCTTGTCTCTCAACTTCAGCTTTTAAAGCTTCCATTTTCAGGTTAATTTTTGCTTGCTCAGCCGCTCGTTTTAGAATTGCTTTCAATTCGTTGTCCTTAGCGATTAGCAATTCTGTTAGTTGAGAGTGTTCTTCGTTTGACAGTTTCAATGGTTTTTGAACTATCGTATTTTCTATCATTTCTCTAGGATAATAAAAACGGCAAtgaaagaacaaaattaaaCACAATTTATCGAAAcatgtttattttaaatatttgtagcaAATTTAAATCTTACTTCGCTATCAACTCGATGTCATCGACGATAGACAATAGAACCTCTTTTGTACTTTTACTGGTCGATGTCATGACGTCCTACGCTGTCAATGATTGAAATCATTCAATTCGAAAGATGCCTACAAAATTGTTTAATCAAAAAGTGATTATTATACCATAaactttacatttttctttcatttttctgttAAACACAAATCAAAATACTTAGTAGGAGCGACGCTACGATCGCCTAATCACAGCTCCAGGGATGTGGTATAATATTTAAGGCGTTTCGATGCTCTGGTGATTAGTGATTATTTCCTGTTAGTTCTCTGGTATCCATTAGATTGCATCAAATTAGAAAAGATATGGAggtatgataaaataataaatagcaaaatatgaatatatgatgaaatatgaatatgaatatatgaatatatgatTGATAAAATAGAGAGCTTTCTTAACTTAAAGTTGGTGCGGTGTGCTTCTTTGGCTTAAAGTTGGTATAGAGTAGCTCTGAAGTCCACTACAAATGCAACCACTTTGAGATTCTGTTCATTATGCACACACATCATTAATGCACACACGTACATGCCTGTCTAACAATGATGTCTCTAGCGACAATCGGAGGAACTACCAACTAACAATAATTTAAATAGTAGATCTACTCATGATCCTAATCTAAACAAGTGTGtcatttttaattcatattcttctgtcaaaattacaaaattacaaaatacaattataaattGACAATAAATTAGCAGCATTGTCTACGTCAATATGCTCTTTAGAGACGTGCGCCATTGAATATCTCTCCGAGAGCAatgtcaaaaaaagaaaagaaaaaaagacagaaaaatCTAAATGTgatagattttttaattatcttgttGATAAAAGTAGGAAATTTTTGCATGATGAACAAAGACCTTTCGCGTCTTCTCTCTCAATTGTCGCAACTTCTACTTCATTATTCTTTATTCGTTGTCCTTTGTTCTACGAACTGCAAAGGTAAAATGCGAGATTGTACTCCGTACTTGTAGAAAGTACTAATAAAGGCATAAGCAAACACAATATGTATACAACATTTAAAGAATATTGTAAGAATAGTGCAATAAAATATCAATAGAAGATGCTAAAAAACTAATAAATTCTATGGGTAACCGTTTGCCGGATGTTGAGAAGACAGAGGTTATTCAATAAAGcattaataatttaatcgtTGTTATTGCGTTAAGCATATATTATCATGTAAGGGAACCTTCGTGCACAGATTTATTTGATACGAATTTCTGTCATGATATCATATTAAATTGCAACtttctgtataataatttacGTGTTGTAATCTAAGATAGGCATAGGATTAATTATGTAATCTATATTTCTTCATAAGTACAACgccatttttttactttttaaacatttttcacaTCCGTCTTAGAGTTGCGGTACAGAGAGTTGTACGCAGACTTTTTTTAACTACTGTGTctacatatacacatacatttCATGAAGAAATTATCTGAGATATGTATGCatgaaagtaaaaattttaaaaggacatattgaaataaattaaaaatataaaatgaaattattcgaatcttcttttttcaaaatgCACATTCAAATTATGGAGCTTAAgtctttgtattattttttatgtctATCTTTTCTTGATTCTGCAATTTTAAGAGATTATATAGATTAGGTACTCTGAATTCAAGTTAACCAACGTACTATCAATACTACTGCCGTGATACCAACACCACAAAAAAAGCTAGTTACAATAAAAGTAATTATACGGCAACTTCATCTACAACTTACCATACTGTCAACGAAACGTCGAAAATGTGGGAAAAGTGTATGAATAGCTATCACAGTTTACGGTGTATATTATAATGATTGAATCATGCAATCATGTGGCCGATGAGACACGAAACCATGACCCGCGATGAATGCAGAAAATGTTTACGATGTTTGGGTAAGGTtatgtttcgtataattttcTTGCCTCGGTAATATTTAGCTTTTTACAGTAATATTATCATTGTATGCGTTGAacacatattttaattttaaaataagcaTTGAGTATCATAACACCCGTAACTTGTATGTTTGAAACGTATTAAATAGAAATCCAATGAACTATATacgattatcattattatttatgaatgtattcaaatttattactactgtctgaaaatgtatttacattttattaaatataactcTATTTCCATAaattgttttcttatttttagtaGTATATTTGTagtttttttttgtatatattgtatgtacaaGATAATTTGTTTTCTAAAACCAATAACGTATTgcaatgtattatatttatacttattgtATTCTGTTATGTCAGAGAAAGAAatctttatgtatatttaagCGTATGTAACTTGTAAACtaaaaaaaatcaataattaaGTAAATCTTCCCAGATAAGGTTGTGTGATAATTATCAGTAACATAAATATTGATTGCAAGTATCTCTAATGTAAtgtaaatttgtacaaatttttattacattgatGACTAAATATTATGGGTAAAACAATTCAGATactgttaaatatatatttcttgtattttaaaTGATTACTTAATAATTagaataacaaaattatcaaaaaattatttaaaattatattattagaaaatgtaattgtataagtgtatatatatttatactattatttgattaagtatatataattattttaagctTCATATATTATGTTTATACATTGAAGTTGATTTCTTTGTAATGTAGAGTTAGAAGCTTATGGAAATATGGTGTCTGTCTTACGTGCTCAAGGTCCTTTCACTAGTGAAAAACATAAATTGCTACAAGAACTTGCTAAagttttacatatttctaaTGAACGACATCGTGCTGAAG
This region includes:
- the LOC100644090 gene encoding mediator of RNA polymerase II transcription subunit 4, whose translation is MTSTSKSTKEVLLSIVDDIELIAKEMIENTIVQKPLKLSNEEHSQLTELLIAKDNELKAILKRAAEQAKINLKMEALKAEVERQDQDIQQLQRQLKEAEQILATAIYQAKQKLQSIARANKRPVPSEELIKYAHRISASNAICAPLTWQQGDPRRPYPTDIEMRLGYLGRLSDLPLNGQMPGTHPGISSDLHRPGHPVGEPPMSQANQFAWHSSGEIHMSVSGQGSVAMNTHKQETEDVEVMSTDSSSSSSSDSQ